Part of the Virgibacillus natechei genome is shown below.
TTATTCATTATAAACATTTTTAAAAGATACTTAAAATGTAATATACTATTTTAATCTCCTTCTAGAAGGAAAAGGTTTACAATTCACAGTGACAGGGTGGTGAACAACGTTGACGCTTTCAAAATAAGTGTGCTATACTTTATCTTTAGTGATAATCATTCTCAACTAATTTTTAATAATTCTAAATAAGAAATTCAATATATACTGATAGATGAGAATAATCAATCGGTCTGGGAGGTAGGAATGATGAGTTTTATTCAACTTGAGAATATAACGAAACATTTTAAAGGCGGAGAGAAGCCTGCGGTTAACTCACTTCAATTAAATATCGAAAAAGGCGAGATTATCACGTTGCTCGGACCAAGTGGTTGTGGTAAAACGACAACGTTACGTATGATCGCAGGATTTGAGAATCCATCTGAAGGATCGCTACACATTGATGGGAAAGAAGTTTATAGTGATAGTCGTACCCTCCCTCCGGAAAAGCGTGGTATTGGAATGGTATTTCAGGACTATGCTCTATTTCCTCATATGTCGATTCTGAAAAATGTAATGTTCGGTTTAAACAAATGGAGTATAAAGGCAAAGAAACAACGTGCCGCTGAAGTACTGGAACTGGTTGGTTTAGAGGAGTATGCGCATCGTTACCCAACTGAACTTTCTGGTGGACAGCAGCAACGAATCGCTCTAGCTAGAGCCTTGGCCCCTCGACCGAACGTTGTTTTAATGGATGAGCCATTTAGTAACCTCGATGCTAGCCTAAGGGAAAAGATGCGTTTTGACGTGACAAACATATTAAGGAAAACAAATACAACGGCAATTATAGTCACGCACGACCAAAAGGATGCTTTCGCTGTATCAAATAGAGTAGTTGTTATGAACGACGGACTTATTCAACAAATAGCTACGCCGAAAGAAATGTATCGCTGTCCGAAGAACTGTTTCGTAGCTCAGTTTGTTGGAAAGACAAATTTATTAACGGGCACAATGGATACAGATTTAAAGAATATCCATACACATATTGGCAAAGTATCTTTACCGACGGAATGGCAGGAACATTTGGATACGGTTAAGGTTTCGGTTCGCCCTGAAGGTTGTCGGCTCTCAGAAGAGGGAGCGCACTGCGGTCAGGTTGAACGTGTTACCTATGGTGGAGAGTTTCAGGAACTTTATGTTCGACTCCCTGGTAAACAAGGGTTAACGGGAGAGCCTATGCTTATTAACGCTCCCGTTGAAAAAGATGTTGAAGTAGGTACAATGGTCTCATTTGATATAACACCTGAATTGGTTGCATTAGTAGAGTAGGTGGTTTAGCGACTACTTCGATTGGTGGAGGTAGTTGCCTTTTTATTAGATTAAAAGTATGTATAAACAATGATTCCTTATTTATAATTATTACAAATAAGATTATCTAAGTCAATAGATTTCTTATAGTTAATAATTATCTTTACATAAAAGACGGGAGAACTTAAAATGAAAAAAATTCTTATGTTTACGCTGTTAGCTCTATCTTTTGGAGCTTTAGCAGCATGTGGTGGAAATAACGGTGAAGCTGATAATGATACGGGTAATAATCAAGGCGAAGTGGAGGAACTAGATGGTGAACTTATCGTTTACTCATCACGTAATGAAACGTTTGTACAAGATTTATTAGATAAATTTACGGAAGATACTGGTGTGGAAGTAAGAGCGCTTCACGGTGCAGAGCCTCTCCAAATACAAGAGGAGGCGGGTAATGTTCAAGCAGATATATTTATTTCCAATGATATAGGGG
Proteins encoded:
- a CDS encoding ABC transporter ATP-binding protein, translated to MSFIQLENITKHFKGGEKPAVNSLQLNIEKGEIITLLGPSGCGKTTTLRMIAGFENPSEGSLHIDGKEVYSDSRTLPPEKRGIGMVFQDYALFPHMSILKNVMFGLNKWSIKAKKQRAAEVLELVGLEEYAHRYPTELSGGQQQRIALARALAPRPNVVLMDEPFSNLDASLREKMRFDVTNILRKTNTTAIIVTHDQKDAFAVSNRVVVMNDGLIQQIATPKEMYRCPKNCFVAQFVGKTNLLTGTMDTDLKNIHTHIGKVSLPTEWQEHLDTVKVSVRPEGCRLSEEGAHCGQVERVTYGGEFQELYVRLPGKQGLTGEPMLINAPVEKDVEVGTMVSFDITPELVALVE